Part of the Capsicum annuum cultivar UCD-10X-F1 chromosome 12, UCD10Xv1.1, whole genome shotgun sequence genome is shown below.
TATTTTCAACATGGCTTCATCACTACTATATTTCCTTTTCACACTCAATTCCTTTCACTTTTCGTGAGTCGAGTcttttggaaacaacctctctactctCACAAGGAAAgagtaaggtctgcgtacacacCATTGTTGTTGCTTACAATGAGCGCCAAAGTAGATAGTATTCGGAACCATATTTACTTTGGGACTGAAAAGTCTTGGTTTTTAGCTGGAATATCATTGTAAATTAACAATTTATAGTTACTAGTTACTTGGTGCTTGCTTCAGAGTACATATAATTTGTGAAAGCTGTGAACTTTTTCAAGTGATGTAACATGCAATTGCGATTATTTccttctcttgaatttgaagagATTCAACTTCATTTCAGCGAGTAGATCATTTTCTCTGTTAAGTCTCTTGTTTCTGAACATATTCATATTTCCAGCATCGGAACCAAAACCAACATACTAAAAGAGAAACTGAAGCTAGTTCAAGCCGTGAAATCGCAAGGGCAGATGAATCTCAAGAAAGAGAAGGATCGACAGAAAAGGAGGCAAATGTCTTCAAGCTTCTTGTACGTCCACAGCACCCCTGCAATTACTTTGGACTAGCCAAGCAAGCATTTCTCAAGTGCCTGGGCATTGATTCTGATCGCGACAATTGTAACACCACAAGACATGCTAAAGAAGATTAATGTATGCTCTTCTTCACTAGTTCACTTCCTCtccttacccccccccccccccccgcccccccccccccccccccccccccccNNNNNNNNNNNNNNNNNNNNNNNNNNNNNNNNNNNNNNNNNNNNNNNNNNNNNNNNNNNNNNNNNNNNNNNNNNNNNNNNNNNNNNNNNNNNNNNNNNNNccccccccccccaaataaaGATGCTTCTTGGTGGTCGGTGGAATAGTTGAGGTACGCTCAAGCATTGCCAGCCACCACCACTATAAAAATGACACTTTCCGGTGTCCTATACCTTTTTGTTGTTTAGATCTTGAGATTTTAGCTTGTTTTAATGTATGTATGTTGTTTTTCAGGGGAAGTATTAAAGTTTAATTTCTTGAGACAGAAGTGGTCAGCCAATGTACAAAATTCAGGTCTTCGAAAGATAGCTGCTGCTAGGCATTTAGAAGTGTATATTGTGCCTCTGAGATTTTATAAATGACAACCCTTTGAAGCTTCTTTTCAATGCGCAATTAAGTTGGGGTATTTAGTAGCTCACTTGGTTGGTTACTTGAATTTTCACCTATGTTGGTGAAGGCTTTATTCTCCTCCCCTCCCCCGCCCCTTTTTTCCCGTGAAGTGCTATTGAGTTCTAACCTCAAATGTTTCTCAACATATGTAGTTCAACCATTGTATATCTTTCATGTATATAGCAGCTTTATATTGAGCTGAGCTGATGACTATTTCTTGCCTTAAACATTATAAGAGCTGGCAATTGCTACTTTAAACTATTAATTGGCGAAATatgttattatttgtatttagtATTTGTATAAGAGAATATTAAAGAAATGGTTGAAAAAAAATCAGTTATTTAAAACAGaaaaccatcatataatagtttaaaattaggaaaatttttaCAAAACCACAACTTAAGATATCTAAACTACTAAAATTTCCTCCacttaataaaaataacaagCACCCCTTATttatattctctctttaaatctcCATATACATAATTTCtaccctaaaaattaaaatatatttattgtcCCCTAAAAATTTGCCTTTAATATGTTCACCACCAAATCTTTCAATCCTTCCACTATAGACGGTTAGGGTATCAAAATAATTACTCTTCCTCCTTTAATTCTGTTTGTAGAGTacatcaatttttgttttttattcgtTATTGAGAttcaattaaatttgaattcactctttatttttcaattttcctttTCGCCTttttgttgtgtttaatgctagtTTCCTCAAttcaattaaatttgaattcacacTTAGTTGTCCAACATCCCTTTTCCATTTTTTGATTTGTGGTTAATgctattttgtttaattattgtcTCTAATGATGATGAAATATAACTTTCGTTCTTTCGAGATATATGATTATTGAAAGAGATAACTTTAGTTTGTAGATACATTACTTTCGTTAAGAACGTATATATATAACTTTCATTCTCCCGACatttcttttccattttgtttaattatcatatttgaattaattttattagatagtaatttttatatttgagATTGTAATTCGAGATACATTTTTTATTAGGAAGATACATAATTTAACTTAGTTCTATATGCATGTTTAAGGTGTATATTCTTATATCTGTATGTCTGATATATTTTTCTGATATGTATCTCTTTCATATACATGCATATAGTTAGAAGGTTTTTGTATGTATCTCTGTTAAAATATGTATCTCTGCACCTGATATATTTTTCGTATTGTGTATCTCTTATACTCTTGTATTTCAATTCTCATTTTTTATATTGATACATTATATCTTACCATGATACGTTTCTAACCAATATTTGTATCTcttgttttatgatttgaaattcattataaaaagttgaaaaaaggaAGATAATatcaaggaaaaaaaagaaaagctaaAGAAGAATGAATCTGAAAGTTGAATATGGagaagaatatgaagaagaatatttcaaaaaaattgcaTTACTAACTAAAtgcatttttgagatatttagatGTTAATTAGAAGATTGCAAAGTAAATTACTGCTTAAATGAGTTAATTATCATTACTTTTCATAATTAAAGTAAATTAATTGTTTCTTAAGATGTGACATCAATCAGGTATCTCTTTTAATATTatgtatttgtaaattaaaaattgagattttaagaaattttaaaaacattAAGATAAAATGTAATTATCAATAAACTAGTTGGGAGCTATGTGAAACACCCTTGAAAGTAGGATAGTTAAATCAATTTGAATTCTTTAGACCTTTTGAAATGATTCCAAAATGGAAAATGGTGTATAAGAGGAGAAATAACATTTGGGTATCACTGGGGCCTGTGGTCGGTGGAAAGATAAATGT
Proteins encoded:
- the LOC107851536 gene encoding uncharacterized protein LOC107851536, giving the protein MYEFGEEVTIASYKLPWLIWIQLLVMILLVLLLFFGFSILDRPNNSSSATSSTATGSTHANPPSTTLQHRNQNQHTKRETEASSSREIARADESQEREGSTEKEANVFKLLVRPQHPCNYFGLAKQAFLKCLGIDSDRDNCNTTRHAKED